Genomic DNA from Pirellulales bacterium:
AGTCGGAGCCGCGAAGCTTGGGCAGAAAGCCGTGATTTGGTTATTCCGCAAGCTCGTGTGACGGAGTGATCGTCACATGGCGTCGATTACAAGATTTTCGATCCGTCGTGAAAGCCCAGTGTCATTATGCGCGCAATTCGCCCGATTCCGAGCAATTTGCCCGCTGATGATACAGTTCCAGCCGGGACCGTTTCTTGGATCACGGCTGAGCTAATCAATCGGACGATAAAAACTTGGCAGCCATACTATACATCTGTTCTATCCCGCGAAGAAGCCGTTATAATACTCACTAACGTAGGTCGGTTGTTCGGCGCTCTTTCGCGAGGACGTAGCGATGAAGAGATACGCAGCTCTGGCACGGGTGAGTAGTCGGGAACAAGAACGCGAAGGGTTCTCACTGGAGATTCAGGAAGATGCTCTGAAGCGCTATGCTGCTTCTGCCGGGGGCGAAATCGTCAAGTTCTTTCGCATCGCCGAAACCGCCAGCAAGCGTGATGAACGCAAGACGTTCAAGGAACTGATCGCCTACGCCAAGAAGCATGCCATCGAACTGGACGGCTTGCTGTTCTACAAAGTCGATCGTGCTGCCCGCAATTTATATGACTATGTGGAACTAGAACGGCTGGAGTCTGAATATCAGGTGCCGTTCATTTCGGTGTCGCAACCGACCGACAACAATCCGGCCGGCCGTATGTTTCGTCGTATGCTGGGAAATATGGCGAGCTACTATACCGAACAACAATCGGTCGATGTGCGGGAAGGCTTGGCCCGCCGCGTGCAAGAAGGCTGGTTTGCCAGCCGTGGCCCCTACGGCTACCGCAATGTGCGGAAAAACGGCCGCAGCACGGCAGAAGTCGATTCGCCGGCCGCCGACAATGTGCGGCGGATTTTTCATCTGTACGCCTACGAGAATCAAACGCTGGATGGCGTGGTAAAGATACTGTCGGACGAATGCCGGGTTTATCGGTCGGCTTCCCGCAAATTCAATCGGGCGATCGTCCATGAAATACTGCGGGATCGGGCCTACATCGGGGAAGTCGAGTTCCGGGGACAATGGTATCCGGGCAAGCATGAACCCATAGTGGATCGGGGCACGTGGGAGCGGGTGCGTGCGCTCCTGGGCGGGCACGTCTATCAGTCGCATGAACTGACGTATGCCAGCGATTTGATCCAATGCGGCTACTGCGGCCATCCGCTCACCGGGGAACGCAAGACGAAAATGACCGGGATGGGTAAGCGATCCTATGTTTATTACCGCTGCACCTATTACAACGTGGCTGGGCATCCGCGAACGCGGGTCACGGAACGCGATCTGGACCAACAAGTGCTGGCCGTCTTTGACCGCATCCGCATTGAGGATGAAGGTGTGCGGGAGTGGTTCCGCGAAGTGCTGCGTTCGCAGACTCGCGATGCTCAAGCCGATGCCCTGGCTCGACGGGCGGAATTGGAGCGGCAAGTTGCGTTGACGATCAACCAGCAGGAACGGTTGTTGAATCTGCTGATCGACAATGTTCTCGATCAAGACGCCTTCGCTCGCAAGCAGACCGAATTGCGGGACCGATTGGCGAGTTTGCGGCTACAGCTTGAAGTGTTGGACCGTTCGCGGGATGAAACTGCGGAGTTGGCGGTGAAAGTTTTTGAACTTTCACAAGTCCTTAGGAGAGAGTGGCTTAGTGCAGATTACGCCGCGAAGCGCCGAATTATGGAAATCGTGTTTTTGAACTGCCGACTCGACGACACAACTCTTGTCCCACAAATAAGAAAGCCCTTCGACGTGCTCGTCGAAGGGCAGTTTGTCCAGTCAAGTCGGGGCGACCGTCGTTGCACCATTGTGAACGAAACTATTGGGCTGAGTTTAATTCGCGGAATATTGCCACAACGCGTTTGCTTCAAAGGGGATGCGTTAGACGCATTTGTCGAGGCTGGGTTGTACGCCAAAAAGGCGCGACGATCTGACAAGTAGGCTCCGCGATTCTAACTAGCTGCTCTCTTGGCGGTGACATCCATGTCGCCCCAAAGGAGAGCCTTATGTTGCGCCCGCGCGTTCCGATCGTTGCTCCATCGGGGAGAAAACTTCGGGTTGTAATCTATGCCCGCTATTCCAGTGCAGAGCAACAAGCGAGCAGCATCACCGATCAATTCGGCTTCTGCCAAAAGTTTCTTGATGCAATGGAGGTCGAGTACGAACTTACGCTGCTGTCCGATGAGGAAGTGTCGGGGGAGCTAAAAGATCGACCCGGTATTAATGAAGTTCGCAGGGGGATCGAATCGAAACGATGGGATTTGCAGCTCAGCGAAGATAGCAGCCGGCTATTTCGTAACCACAGTGCTTGCTTCGAGCTAGTGGAAACTGCTGTGGATAACGAAATCCGCGTCGTTTGTATCAACGATTACGTCGATACCGCAGAGCCTGATTGGCCGGCACGGCTCCATGAAGCCCAGCGCCACCACTGCGAATCCAATCGCTACTTGCGAATGCGGTTAGAGCGCACAGTGGAAGGGCTCTGGAAGATGGGAGCTGCAGTTGCTCCGCTCCGGACCGGCTATCGTCGACGTGCTTCCGTTCCGGCCACGGCCACGGAACCCGAGAAAGGACCTTTCTTCGATGAAATCGAGCCCAAATGGATACCCGTCACCAACGAGGTATATAGGCGGGTCGCCAACCTCGAGCCATTGTGGTCGGTGGTGCAATATGCAGACCAGCAAAAACTGCCGAAATGTCGAGATACGTACTCACCCTGGACAGAAGCCGACATCATCAGGCTAATTCGCAGAACAATATACCGCGGGGTAGAGACTTTTCGTGTAACAGTCCAAGTGAAAAAACTGCGTACCGGAAAGAAAAGAGCTGCAAAAAATGCAATCGAAAAACACTGGACCCGGGAGATGCCCCACTTGCGAATGATTTCTGATGACCTCTGGTTCAGAGCCAATGATGCGATCACGGGAAGGAGGACGAGGAAAGAATACCCTTCCGACGACGCGCACCCGCTAACTGGCATTCCTCGGGATTCGCGTGGACCTTTGTCGACAATCTTTGTTTGCGGTGTTTGCGGCGGAAAGATGTACGCCGGAAGCCGCACCAAAGGCGGCTACTACTGCAGCAACGTGGGCAAGGGAAAATGCTGGATGAAGGCGACAGCGGACCGTTTCTTGACGCATGGAAATATTTCGCGGGCAATATCCGAGCGAATTCTATCGGTAACGGAACATAGCGACGATCTTGTTGCTCTGGTTGGCAAATACTATGCGGAGGACGATAGTCCAAAAGATGAATTGATCTCTGCAGGAAAAGAACTTGTCAACCGTGAACGTCGCTGCCAACGATTGGCCGCTGCAATCGCGGATGGCAAGGAGGCTCCAGAATCACTATTGAAGTTATTGCGTGAAGAAGAACATCGGGTGATCCGCCTGCGCGCCAGAGCCGAAGAATTGTCCAAGGAAATCGCCAATGTCCGGAAGCCTCCGACACGTGAACAGATTCTTGCTGCAATCCAGGAAGCGTCGACCCAGTTATTAACGTTCGATCGCACGACCGGAATCTTGCTTCGCAGACTTCTTGATGGGCCAATTCGTGCATTTCCTTATATGCAGTTCGGAAACAATAAGGTAGTGCTGCGGGCGGAGTTTAGACTTTGTTTGGTTAAGATCGCAGCTTTGAACATGGATGAGTGCCTATTAGCAAATCAGCAGATTGTTCCAGCAGAGCTTTTGGCACCGATCAACGTGCAGGTCGACTTATTTACGATGTCTGCCGAGATAAGCTGCGCGGTGCGGGCCGCCGAACTTGCCGTGCAGGGTTTAACTTGTCAACAGCTTTCCGCAAAGTTAGGTATCTCCGTAACATCAAGCTGTACTGCCAAGAACATTGGTCTAGCAATGAAGAAAGCAAGTGTGCTTGATCCCTATACGCGGCTCAATAGTCCACCCCAGGCAGCCAGCCGGTGGAAGATAAGGCCAAGTGGTCCGCCGCCCGATTAAAGGCTACGGCGACGGATTGCGAGCAGGTGTATACACGTTCGACCGCGGCCGCCCCTCGAGGGCGGCCTTTTTTTAGCCTTCGCAGATTTCCTTGGTCTTCGACTGTGCGGTTTTTAGTGTGGTTCAGGCAGCGTACGGGGGAACTAGAATAAGTAACTCACCAGGACGGCTGAGCACCCTGTTCTCAATTGACTCGTATTCCTTTATGACATATTGATTTGCGTCGTTGAATCACTTCAATTTAAGCCACCTTTCGGTCCAAACTGTTAGCATTTTCGCCTTTAGAAGGTGTTTTTGGGAGCGAATGCTTGGTCCCGATGGTATGGCACACAGGCTCGTCGAAGCGGTCGTATAGCGGGGGCGCGGGCCTATCGGGAAACAAGCCGAAAGGTGATCACTGTGCTAGTTGCTTCTTAGATACCAGGCGACTATATAAGAGGCAGTTCGTTCCTCTTGCAAGTATGAATCCCTTTCCTCAGAGGTGGCCAATGATCTTTGCATGGCTAAGTCCGCTGCACATTTTCGTTGTGGCGATCGTCGTGGTTGTGTTGTTTGCACATCGAATCCCTCGTTTAATGAGATCACTGGGGACTTCGGCATTTGAATTAAAGAAAGTAATGCGTGGTGAAATAGAGCAACAACAAATAGGAGGTAGTTCTGCCAGCGGCACAAAGGATGTGCTGCCAACGTGTGGAAATGTTTCGGAAGGCCAGTAATGCTAATATTGGCACCCCTGAACATCTTGCTCCCTAATTTCCCTATAACATCGTAAGAACTCCTTCGAATAATTGTTATTGTTCGGCCAGGTTAGCGCTCTCGCAACGGCAAAGCCATCTCTGAATTAGCAAATTACATTTCAGGATTTGTAATTCTTATTTAGGCCCAGTTCCGAATGATCGGCTCTCCGGCTCAAAGCGCGGTCTCTGGGTGGAATTTCTTCACCAAAGTGCCCCCCTCTTGAAAATGGATCGAGCGGCTCCATAATGTCGGGACTTTTCTGGCGGCAGTTCCGATTCTAGTGCTTGAAGACAAAACCATCCTAGGCTTCGCCCCTCTACAGCGAAGCCACAGCCATTGATAGGCATTGAGAAGGGGCTCGGAGGTGTTCGGACGTCGCGCGCACATAGGCAATCGATTGCTGTGCGATTGCAGTCCATATCCATTGAAAACGCAAGTTCGGTGAGCTGAAACTTATGGGCAAATCATCTGATTTGAGGTCCGCCAGTCGTGCTCTTTGGAATTCTGGCACTTCCGCGAGTTCGCCGATGCGGCTCAGTCGTCGCGGCTTCCTTGCAGTCGCCGGCGCAGCGTTGTCATCCACTGCATGGGCAAGCGACATTCAGACGAAACCCACCGTTGAAGTCAAAGACGACGAGCTGGGAGGCCAAAAGTTATCCGTTAGCGTCGGTTGTTATAGGTGGGAATTGCTTACGAGGTCGTTCGGACCACGTGCCAACAAAGCACCAACGCTGACGCTCACAACAGATCCGGGTCCGATTTACACCATTCGTCTAGAGTACGCGACGATCGCCGGAACGAATCTGCGTTTGGATCTGGAGGTGAGGATTCGCAATCCCGGCAACGGTTGGGAGATCGACATAGCAGTCAACGGAAAGCAGAGTGACCTCGCCGAGCCGCCACTACTGCTGGATTGGTTGACCGGACAGACGAGTTTCGATTTTGAATCCTCACCGGCGATTCCACCACGTTTCGTCATCGGCGGCAAAGAAATATTTGCGACGAATCCTAAAGGCACTTCAATTCTGCAACTGCTATGCATTGGGGCTAACCATGACCAGCAACAATGTTTAGACCACCTCCGAGTACTTCATCCAGTGATTCATGGGCCGTTGCAGTTGCGAATTGGTTTTCCCGGGAAGGGATCGGAAGACCCTGGGGGCATCGACTTTTCAAGCGCCACGGTGCATCTGCTTCACAGTTTTGATAATCGAGATCTTGAGCATTCCTTTCTCAGTGATTTGTCGGAAAGAATACCACCCTTCGTGGCAGGCTCCGGCTTCGACAGCCAAAAGCCCTATGCGTTATTTGTGCTGAATGAAGTGAAGACGCCTGTTAGGCCATTTTCCCTAGCACGCGTCACGGACATGGCATCCAAGAGGGATCAATTCAGTCACACACTGCATTGGACGCCAGATCCGAAAACTGGACTGTTTGGCATGCTCTCATTCGGCGGGCCAAAAAGCGCCGATGCTGTCGTGCGCTTCGAGGCCCCCGCAATTGTTGAATTGATCGGTCCCGGCGCGAGCCCACGAGGAAGCCGTCTTCACTTCGACTACTCTCAAGTGATGGGGCTGGCTAGCAGATTTCAGGAGCAGGTCCACTTCACGGCCGCCTTCGCACCACCTCCAAAACAAATCCAACCGGATCAGAACAAGGAAGCCGAGTCACCGAAAAATGAGGCGAATAATGTATCAATTGATAAGCGGCCGCTCGGAGCATTTTTTGAACTGGATAGCATGGCGTTTTTGATTGATGGTCGGCGAGACGAGCCGCCAGACTCGAACGGTGAATCTATTGTTCGGATTGAATGCGGCGCCAACATGCACGGCATCAGAATTCCCATTCGGCTGCTACGCGCACATCTTCCTGCAGCGGGCGCATCGCTGGCCATGGTCGATTATCCAGGGACGATCGA
This window encodes:
- a CDS encoding recombinase family protein, coding for MKRYAALARVSSREQEREGFSLEIQEDALKRYAASAGGEIVKFFRIAETASKRDERKTFKELIAYAKKHAIELDGLLFYKVDRAARNLYDYVELERLESEYQVPFISVSQPTDNNPAGRMFRRMLGNMASYYTEQQSVDVREGLARRVQEGWFASRGPYGYRNVRKNGRSTAEVDSPAADNVRRIFHLYAYENQTLDGVVKILSDECRVYRSASRKFNRAIVHEILRDRAYIGEVEFRGQWYPGKHEPIVDRGTWERVRALLGGHVYQSHELTYASDLIQCGYCGHPLTGERKTKMTGMGKRSYVYYRCTYYNVAGHPRTRVTERDLDQQVLAVFDRIRIEDEGVREWFREVLRSQTRDAQADALARRAELERQVALTINQQERLLNLLIDNVLDQDAFARKQTELRDRLASLRLQLEVLDRSRDETAELAVKVFELSQVLRREWLSADYAAKRRIMEIVFLNCRLDDTTLVPQIRKPFDVLVEGQFVQSSRGDRRCTIVNETIGLSLIRGILPQRVCFKGDALDAFVEAGLYAKKARRSDK
- a CDS encoding recombinase family protein, which translates into the protein MLRPRVPIVAPSGRKLRVVIYARYSSAEQQASSITDQFGFCQKFLDAMEVEYELTLLSDEEVSGELKDRPGINEVRRGIESKRWDLQLSEDSSRLFRNHSACFELVETAVDNEIRVVCINDYVDTAEPDWPARLHEAQRHHCESNRYLRMRLERTVEGLWKMGAAVAPLRTGYRRRASVPATATEPEKGPFFDEIEPKWIPVTNEVYRRVANLEPLWSVVQYADQQKLPKCRDTYSPWTEADIIRLIRRTIYRGVETFRVTVQVKKLRTGKKRAAKNAIEKHWTREMPHLRMISDDLWFRANDAITGRRTRKEYPSDDAHPLTGIPRDSRGPLSTIFVCGVCGGKMYAGSRTKGGYYCSNVGKGKCWMKATADRFLTHGNISRAISERILSVTEHSDDLVALVGKYYAEDDSPKDELISAGKELVNRERRCQRLAAAIADGKEAPESLLKLLREEEHRVIRLRARAEELSKEIANVRKPPTREQILAAIQEASTQLLTFDRTTGILLRRLLDGPIRAFPYMQFGNNKVVLRAEFRLCLVKIAALNMDECLLANQQIVPAELLAPINVQVDLFTMSAEISCAVRAAELAVQGLTCQQLSAKLGISVTSSCTAKNIGLAMKKASVLDPYTRLNSPPQAASRWKIRPSGPPPD
- a CDS encoding twin-arginine translocase TatA/TatE family subunit; translation: MIFAWLSPLHIFVVAIVVVVLFAHRIPRLMRSLGTSAFELKKVMRGEIEQQQIGGSSASGTKDVLPTCGNVSEGQ